A DNA window from Centroberyx gerrardi isolate f3 chromosome 5, fCenGer3.hap1.cur.20231027, whole genome shotgun sequence contains the following coding sequences:
- the LOC139914473 gene encoding 3'-5' exoribonuclease HELZ2-like, with protein sequence MSTTWTSVSTLTPLLSKHNLKLVCSECSVRENEIAYTLKSVYHQCARNLLICKTKAGSKWRPVSRRPEFPNPSQYVVCWFYKEGFGCAKHKNRCTFARSTEEAEVWNFEKCQRLDHLSICKLIAQSERSSTQLKKVESLDDLLAALDLKAVCSQCSVQEKEITYTVKSVSHQCSRELLLAKDKGSNQWRPVSHRPTFRNCGRNVLYQECMFFSEGSGCGRHGQECTFARSSEEAIVWNFVRDMNIDNNKLIKLLSEPDLRQPENDAENIFQEFSGEFLKLCKDCFLGSPQKITVKRWNDTCSADAAHAWDPVLVHHLWDSQGKEVYSQVRPVPPDCRFEYCSHVRESKPCWHEASQCQSAHSEVEMAVWKAERRGLSVRPELLQLSQQQWTGPRQVTIYCKACFLVLPSPESFFKHCASLEHNQMISEDTTIKWRGRPPPHNRRAEFWLCERPETCEYGNNCVKAHSKEELQEWLMRAKEEKEIRHNIETQGLMSYGERLLEEYKNSSNEVYIMSEQVDDVSVACDEELFVECEQTDAKRQWNFHVNTERPLVHVALLKQEPGASFSLGEISSEPCTYLSGERLQNSNTTCGITVSFTSINLGVYEQWLVLDFDMRPVLLRKIKVRVGQPSSVNIEEPTVNGRTSSESVERWHRGNRAIIPCSTRTEKQEELLKEYKPPQISFLYKPINDRQTALNPGNYKERMHNFLYSEERAEDQVVSRLNVCGEITLSTTLQCQQFDIAPQGELYCAVSVPCNLTPDTPEGLALRQSIQSGLIAPLSSSQNCKVYEATILQHTTTENKIHLQLSKRCCSDLSLKRDETHQMEVQFQLNRHRFCQMHKAVDLLPDTKRVLPDLKNCGVPVNDIPYDKLNAKQQSAIGFITGDSDVSEAVAPLLIYGPFGTGKTFTLATAARELTKQPQNKVLICTYTNSSADLYVRDHFHPFIKKGHQEMRPIRIKANKQGTSLSTTDEITKEYCLLSKDGQRFLPPTKPALDQHKIVITTTAMARHFHDLKLPDGYFTHILIDEASQMLECEALIPLALAGPNTRVVLAGDHMQMGPKLFSVEDHQRSNHTLLNRLFHYYQGQKCDAAQKSRIIFNENYRSTKEIVEFVSTQFYVGKNDVIKAVGNVPAHPNGHSLKFHHVRGECHLDKVSMSWFNKEEVAKVVEIVQDILQHWPSTWGTKDGSSICVLSEGCQVRQIRTALAKKGLAHVKAENIANVQGKQFRAVILTAVQTRDSLKSSHLPGLELFNDARVLNTAMTRAQSQVVVVGDAAALCCFGKCSRIWKSYIDHCINNNSVGPNHLTKDFFESDVKEIARFQRSEHVEESNMHSDAILQQMKDEYDHMMETEYSSDKDKKSVEFEAFDERKASYNITDPEKDNLLALCKRQPLMYKQGKLVMESFDTGYVIPFDSPTQHIGLKGKSNLGKSFAGDEVVLQTTFSQGTLQSKVIGITKKAESARVFVCMLEDEDHCKRKQKSEDQFIKRLMIPITKKAPKIRILLSKKSNNLIPVWEHTEGEWRIVTYQSLDVNIKQNHVFMVQVIAWKDTCLYPLGNVIDILPIGRSLDDGLRILNEEFKVVPAECESNEDFSWADKDRRHRQDLRDVITFTVDPATAKDLDDAISVRDIEDQYELGVHIADVASFVSPGDTLDEDAKTCGSTYYLRGKEPNHMFPQDLSTGHWSLLSGHDRRVVSLMFKVAKGTNQIIGKPTFQLSQINSNRKLSYEKAEDIICRRHGKNPKFDTVEDCVAVAYCFAKAQRKARLVDWAYAQTDDDRLPGKRRAHLMIEELSVLFNTCVSDILINTQNTKNCTPLRCQAAPDPEKVEELEEKYGELIPLSFHVRHRVDNDKQVQNDIQVSNSKSFCILTNVWNDIQSAARDNDIDKIVDLVAADDIHPQLVPLVSQFRRCFGKAYVIRSNSSPKAKIGHYSLSVKSYTQASSPIRRYLDIVLQRLLHNFLCDTPVQYSPRDIEMLCNESEQDIRTAKEFEQKAEMIYYAVSMKKQNASKLAIIVSAEPERDSFRVSFPFNKNIFPDSLPIMYRDLKLEDQPLYPGKNCMTLTWRRRIYSAGTKQIHQEVKRVTDCGPCTEVPLTTWKAIVAAIDKEKWDDAKLLIMRADTKQLPDSGDVLQVETDDQHHYVDVRVQLRPGDTLQVQLTSEIKRGYLTPTVQLVCIKPKFEVCVDHVHSPITCFSRYANHPSKTCYADPHEYVHIWKPLCEMESAAAAVDESDNIVIEDLVVNFHQEQEHTLKGSFNLSLACISAWAIGCNLAKCLLCIRKRGLKSTSTLDSSVEVDPSSFTWVAHGVTYKVDELQNSTNEETKVEFYINHLPMETIPDCVFQKDMRYTVELIPKLVSDIRKENAVVNIMSACDLVKKIALGQHIPREAVQYSVPRGQLMRKEPPKGLPKLNKSQYDAVEKALNNNFTLIQGPPGTGKTVVGVNIVYWFCELNSKCDRKYLDPKDGNKKEVILYCGPSNKSVDVVAEYLLRFGNNLKPLRVYGQQVEMLDYPYPDCTLQFSPRSFRQEHSKPELRSIALHHRMREDENPFSSRIKEFDHRIQLALDKKGKELTAEEVKAYKEVLTDARKYELERHDIILCTCTVSSSLTLTNTVSARQILIDECAMATEPQALIPLVCNKPEKIVLIGDHKQLRPIVKNEYVRKLGMSKSLFERYFIVNKTRAVMLDTQYRMHVDICKFPSEEYYDGLLKTEVERPNSVLLINRKPKPIVFGDIRGEEISLVVSTAKGHENSKANKEERDIVVKIAQKLVKESNVEQQSIVILSPYNAQVSEIKAGLQDIKMSGIPVTTITKSQGSEWRYVIISTVRSLPSAEIEREPDRGWLSKHVGFVGDPNQINVGITRAKEGLCIIGNQELLNCSPAWRNLFRHYNAHGSVTEAKNISVRHVAR encoded by the exons ATGTCAACGACATGGACTAGTGTGTCCACACTGACCCCGCTTTTATCGAAGCATAACCTCAAACTTGTATGCTCTGAATGCTCTGTCAGAGAGAATGAAATCGCTTACACACTAAAATCAGTCTACCACCAGTGTGCACGTAATCTTCTGATCTGCAAAACCAAAGCCGGTAGCAAATGGAGGCCTGTTTCTAGACGTCCTGAATTTCCAAACCCAAGTCAATATGTCGTATGCTGGTTCTATAAGGAGGGCTTTGGTTGCGCAAAACACAAGAACCGGTGTACCTTTGCCAGAAGTACTGAGGAAGCTGAAGTGTGGAACTTTGAAAAGTGTCAGCGATTAGACCACTTATCTATTTGTAAACTCATAGCTCAGTCTGAGAGAAGTTCTACTCAACTCAAAAAAGTTGAATCTCTGGATGACCTCTTAGCAGCGTTAGACTTGAAAGCTGTGTGTTCTCAGTGCTCTGTCCAGGAGAAAGAAATAACATACACAgttaagtcagtcagtcaccaatGCAGTAGAGAGCTGCTTTTAGCCAAAGACAAGGGCTCCAACCAATGGAGGCCTGTCTCCCACCGGCCTACGTTCAGAAACTGTGGCCGAAATGTCCTTTACCAAGAGTGTATGTTCTTTTCAGAGGGCTCTGGTTGTGGAAGACATGGGCAGGAATGCACATTTGCTAGGAGCAGTGAAGAGGCCATTGTGTGGAACTTTGTTAGAGACATGAACATAGATAACAACAAGTTAATCAAACTTCTGTCTGAACCTGATTTGAGGCAACCAGAAAACGACGCTGAAAACATATTCCAAGAGTTTTCAGGTGAATTCCTCAAGCTCTGTAAAGATTGTTTTCTTGGTAGTCCACAAAAAATAACAGTTAAAAGGTGGAATGACACTTGTTCAGCAGATGCAGCACACGCCTGGGACCCAGTTTTAGTCCATCACTTATGGGACAGTCAAGGAAAGGAAGTCTACAGCCAGGTGCGCCCTGTTCCCCCAGACTGCAGATTTGAGTACTGCAGTCATGTTAGGGAAAGTAAACCCTGTTGGCACGAGGCCAGCCAGTGCCAGTCTGCCCACAGTGAGGTGGAGATGGCAGTGTGGAAGGCAGAGAGGCGCGGGCTCTCGGTTCGACCGGAACTCCTTCAGCTGAGCCAGCAGCAGTGGACTGGACCCAGACAGGTCACCATATACTGCAAAGCCTGCTTCCTGGTCTTGCCCTCCCCGGAGAGCTTCTTCAAGCACTGCGCCTCCTTGGAGCATAACCAGATGATCTCTGAGGACACCACCATCAAGTGGAGAGGTCGGCCGCCTCCCCACAACCGCCGAGCAGAGTTCTGGCTGTGTGAGAG GCCAGAAACCTGTGAGTACGGCAACAACTGTGTGAAAGCTCACTCTAAGGAGGAACTGCAGGAGTGGCTGATGCGTgccaaagaagaaaaggagatcAGACATAATATTGAAACCCAAGGCCTCATGTCCTACGGTGAAAGGCTCTTGGAGGAatacaaaaacagcagcaacgaAGTATACATT ATGTCAGAACAAGTTGATGATGTCAGTGTCGCTTGTGATGAAGAGTTATTCGTGGAGTGTGAGCAGACAGATGCAAAACGGCAATGGAATTTCCATGTCAACACAGAG AGACCACTTGTGCACGTGGCACTGCTGAAGCAGGAACCAGGAGCTTCATTCTCCCTCGGTGAAATCAGTTCAGAGCCCTGCACCTACCTCTCAGGTGAACGCCTCCAAAACTCAAACACGACCTGCGGCATCACTGTGTCTTTCACGTCCATCAACCTGGGTGTGTATGAACAGTGGTTGGTGCTGGATTTTGACATGAGACCGGTACTCTTACGGAAGATCAAGGTAAGAGTAGGACAGCCGTCGTCGGTTAACATTGAAGAACCAACTGTGAACGGCAGAACCTCCTCCGAAAGTGTTGAGCGCTGGCATCGAGGGAACAGGGCTATCATCCCGTGTTCAACCaggacagaaaaacaggaagagcTGTTAAAGGAGTACAAGCCTCCTCAGATTAGCTTTCTGTATAAACCCATCAACGACAGACAAACAGCTCTGAATCCCGGGAACTACAAAGAAAGAATGCACAACTTCCTCTACAGTGAGGAACGGGCAGAGGACCAGGTTGTCTCAAG ACTAAATGTTTGTGGAGAAATTACTCTGTCGACCACTCTGCAATGTCAACAATTTGACATCGCTCCTCAGGGAGAACTGTACTGTGCCGTCTCGGTTCCTTGTAATCTCACGCCAGACACCCCAGAGGGATTGGCGCTGAGGCAAAGCATCCAGTCCGGTCTTATAGCACCACTATCTTCAAGTCAAAACTGCAAGGTCTATGAAGCCACCATCCTACAACACACCACTACTGAGAACAAAATACATTTGCAACTTTCCAAAAGATGCTGCTCAGACCTTTCTCTCAAACGCGATGAAACACATCAAATGGAGGTGCAGTTTCAGCTGAACCGTCACAGGTTCTGCCAGATGCACAAGGCTGTAGATCTCCTTCCAGATACAAAAAGAGTGTTACCAGACCTGAAGAACTGTGGAGTTCCTGTGAATGACATCCCATATGACAAGCTGAATGCAAAGCAGCAGTCAGCAATTGGTTTTATCACAGGGGATTCAGATGTCAGTGAAGCTGTGGCACCACTCCTCATTTATGGACCATTTGGAACTGGGAAAACATTCACCCTTGCTACAGCAGCCAGAGAGCTGACTAAGCAGCCTCAAAACAAAGTGCTGATCTGCACCTACACCAACAG TTCTGCAGATCTGTACGTCAGAGATCACTTCCATCCATTCATCAAAAAAGGACACCAAGAAATGAGGCCAATTCGAATTAAGGCAAACAAGCAAGGGACTTCTTTATCTACCACAGATGAGATTACTAAGGAATATTGCCTTCTTTCAAAAGATGGACAGCGTTTTCTGCCTCCCACAAAGCCTGCCCTGGATCAACACAAAATAGTCATAACTACCACAGCAATGGCAAGACATTTTCATGACCTAAAGCTCCCTGATGGGTACTTCACCCACATTCTAATTGACGAAGCCTCCCAGATGCTAGAATGTGAAGCCTTGATACCCCTTGCTCTAGCCGGGCCAAACACCAGAGTTGTTTTAGCTGGAGATCACATGCAGATGGGACCCAAGCTTTTCTCGGTGGAGGATCACCAGCGCTCCAATCATACCCTTCTCAATCGGTTGTTCCACTACTATCAAGGCCAAAAGTGTGATGCTGCCCAGAAGAGTAGAATCATTTTCAATGAAAACTACCGCTCAACCAAAGAAATCGTCGAGTTTGTATCCACTCAGTTCTATGTTGGCAAGAATGATGTTATCAAGGCTGTCGGAAATGTTCCAGCTCATCCAAATGGCCACTCCCTAAAGTTCCACCATGTTAGAGGAGAGTGCCACTTGGACAAGGTTTCCATGTCATGGTTTAATAAGGAAGAGGTTGCCAAAGTTGTTGAAATAGTGCAAGACATTCTCCAACACTGGCCATCCACCTGGGGGACCAAGGACGGAAGCTCAATCTGTGTTCTGTCAGAGGGATGTCAG GTTCGGCAAATTAGGACAGCACTTGCGAAAAAAGGCCTTGCTCACGTCAAAGCTGAGAATATTGCAAATGTGCAAG GCAAACAGTTCAGGGCAGTTATACTGACAGCTGTTCAAACACGTGACAGCCTAAAATCATCTCACTTGCCTGGTCTGGAGCTGTTCAACGATGCCCGTGTGCTCAACACTGCCATGACCAGGGCTCAGTCCCAGGTGGTTGTGGTTGGAGAtgctgctgccctctgctgctttGGGAAATGTTCAAGAATATGGAAGAGCTACATAGACCACTGCATCAACAATAACAGTGTTGGACCAAATCATCTTACTAAAGATTTCTTTGAAAGCGATGTTAAGGAAATTGCAAGGTTTCAAAGGTCTGAACACGTAGAGGAGAGCAACATGCACAGTGATGCAATTCTTCAACAGATGAAAGATGAATATGATCATATGATGGAAACAGAGTATAGTTCAGATAAAGACAAGAAGAGTGTGGAATTTGAAGCCTTTGATGAGCGCAAGGCATCATACAATATCACTGATCCTGAGAAAGATAACCTTTTGGCGTTATGTAAAAGACAACCACTGATGTACAAACAAGGAAAGTTGGTCATGGAGTCGTTTGACACGGGTTATGTCATACCATTTGACAGCCCCACCCAACACATAGGCCTGAAAGGAAAGAGCAACTTGGGCAAGTCCTTCGCTGGAGATGAAGTGGTCTTACAAACAACTTTCTCTCAAGGAACTTTGCAGAGTAAGGTGATAGGCATCACCAAGAAAGCAGAATCAgcccgtgtgtttgtgtgcatgcttgaGGATGAAGATCATTGCAAGCGAAAACAGAAGTCTGAGGACCAATTCATCAAAAGGTTGATGATACCTATTACTAAAAAAGCCCCCAAAATACGCATACTGTTAAGCAAGAAAAGTAACAACTTGATTCCAGTATGGGAGCATACTGAAGGAGAGTGGAGGATTGTAACATATCAAAGCCTTGATGTAAACATCAAACAGAATCATGTATTTATGGTGCAAGTGATTGCCTGGAAAGACACATGTTTATATCCTTTGGGGAATGTCATAGATATTCTTCCAATTGGAAGATCTTTGGATGATGGACTAAGGATTTTGAATGAGGAATTCAAAGTTGTACCTGCCGAATGTGAATCAAatgaggatttttcctgggcaGATAAGGACAGGAGGCACAGACAGGACCTACGTGACGTAATCACTTTCACTGTCGATCCAGCCACAGCAAAAGACCTGGATGATGCCATCAGTGTCAGAGATATTGAAGACCAATATGAGTTGGGAGTCCATATTGCAGATGTGGCAAGCTTTGTGAGTCCAGGTGATACATTGGATGAGGATGCAAAAACATGTGGTTCTACATATTACTTAAGAGGGAAAGAACCCAACCATATGTTCCCCCAAGACTTGAGCACTGGACACTGGAGTCTTCTGTCGGGTCATGATCGCAGGGTGGTTTCATTAATGTTCAAAGTAGCAAAGGGAACAAACCAGATCATTGGAAAGCCCACCTTTCAGCTATCACAGATCAACTCTAACAGAAAGCTGTCTTATGAAAAGGCAGAAGACATCATCTGTAGAAGACATGGGAAGAACCCCAAGTTTGatacagtagaagactgtgtcgCAGTGGCTTATTGTTTTGCAAAAGCCCAAAGAAAGGCTAGACTTGTGGACTGGGCTTATGCTCAAACCGATGATGATCGATTACCAGGGAAGCGGAGAGCCCATCTGATGATTGAGGAGCTCAGTGTATTATTCAACACAtgtgtgtcagacattttgatCAATACACAAAACACCAAGAACTGCACACCCCTTCGATGTCAGGCAGCACCAGATCCTGAAAAGGTTGAAGAATTAGAGGAGAAATATGGAGAACTCATACCACTGTCTTTTCATGTGAGGCACAGAGTTGACAATGACAAACAAGTACAAAATGACATACAAGTATCAAACAGCAAAAGCTTCTGCATTCTCACAAACGTGTGGAATGACATCCAGTCAGCTGCCAGAGACAATGACATAGACAAAATAGTTGACTTGGTTGCTGCAGATGATATCCACCCTCAGCTTGTGCCCTTGGTATCTCAGTTCAGAAGGTGCTTTGGTAAAGCTTATGTCATCCGTTCCAACTCTTCCCCCAAAGCAAAGATTGGGCACTATTCACTGAGCGTGAAGTCTTACACACAAGCATCCTCACCGATACGGCGGTACCTCGACATTGTCTTGCAGAGACTTTTGCACAACTTCCTATGTGACACTCCAGTGCAATACTCTCCAAGAGACATTGAGATGTTGTGTAATGAATCTGAACAGGACATCAGGACTGCTAAGGAGTTTGAACAAAAGGCTGAGATGATCTACTATGCAGTGAGCATGAAGAAACAAAATGCCTCAAAGCTAGCAATTATTGTTAGCGCAGAGCCAGAAAGAGACAGTTTCAGAGTGTCATTTCCTTTTAACAAGAACATATTTCCAGACAGTTTACCCATTATGTACAGAGATTTGAAATTGGAGGACCAACCACTCTATCCAGGAAAAAACTGCATGACTCTCACATGGAGAAGACGGATCTACTCAGCTGGCACTAAGCAAATCCATCAAGAGGTGAAAAGGGTAACTGACTGTGGTCCCTGTACTGAGGTTCCACTGACAACATGGAAAGCCATCGTTGCAGCAATTGACAAAGAAAAATGGGATGATGCTAAGTTACTCATAATGAGAGCTGATACAAAGCAACTGCCAGACTCTGGAGATGTTCTTCAAGTTGAGACTGATGATCAACATCATTATGTTGATGTCCGTGTCCAGTTGCGTCCAGGTGACACCCTTCAGGTCCAATTGACATCAGAGATAAAAAGAGGTTATCTGACACCCACTGTTCAGTTGGTGTGCATCAAACCAAAGTTTGAGGTTTGTGTGGATCATGTTCACAGCCCTATCACATGCTTCTCCAGATATGCAAACCATCCATCCAAGACTTGTTATGCTGACCCCCACGAATATGTGCACATCTGGAAACCATTGTGTGAGATGGAGTCCGCTGCAGCTGCAGTGGATGAAAGTGACAACATAGTCATTGAGGACTTGGTGGTAAACTTCCATCAAGAGCAGGAACACACACTAAAAGGAAGCTTCAACCTATCTCTCGCATGCATCAGTGCATGGGCTATTGGATGCAACCTTGCAAAGTGCTTATTGTGCATACGGAAAAGAGGTTTGAAGTCGACTTCAACTCTGGACTCTTCTGTAGAAGTGGACCCGAGCAGTTTCACATGGGTGGCCCATGGTGTCACATACAAAGTCGATGAACTGCAGAACTCAACAAATGAAGAAACTAAAGTGGAGTTCTACATCAATCACTTGCCAATGGAGACCATTCCAGATTGTGTCTTTCAGAAAGACATGCGTTACACAGTTGAACTAATCCCAAAGCTTGTGTCTGACAT ACGGAAAGAAAATGCTGTTGTCAACATTATGTCTGCATGCGACCTTGTCAAGAAAATAGCACTTGGACAACACATTCCAAGGGAGG CAGTCCAATACAGTGTGCCCAGGGGGCAGCTCATGAGAAAAGAGCCTCCAAAAGGACTGCCAAAGCTAAACAAGAGTCAGTATGATGCTGTGGAGAAAGCTCTGAATAATAACTTCACACTCATACAAGGGCCACCTG GGACTGGAAAGACAGTTGTAGGAGTCAACATTGTATACTGGTTCTGTGAGCTGAACTCCAAGTGCGACAGGAAATATCTTGACCCGAAAGACGGGAACAAGAAAGAAGTTATTCTCTACTGCGGTCCCTCCAACAAgtctgttgatgttgttgcag AGTACCTGTTGAGGTTTGGGAACAACCTGAAGCCCCTGAGAGTCTACGGCCAACAAGTGGAGATGCTGGACTACCCTTACCCAGATTGCACCCTTCAGTTTTCTCCAAGGTCGTTTCGCCAAGAGCACTCCAAACCAGAACTCAG GAGCATCGCCTTGCATCACCGCATGCGAGAGGACGAAAACCCTTTTTCAAGTAGAATAAAAGAATTCGACCACCGAATACAACTTGCCCTTgataaaaaaggaaaggaaCTGACTGCTGAAGAAGTGAAGGC TTACAAAGAGGTTCTCACAGATGCTCGGAAATATGAGCTGGAAAGGCATGATATTATACtgtgcacatgtacagtatcttCCAGCCTCACCTTGACTAACACGGTCAGTGCACGCCAGATCCTCATCGATGAATGTGCAATGGCCACTGAACCCCAGGCCCTAATTCCATTAGTGTGCAACAAACCAGAAaag ATTGTTTTGATTGGTGACCACAAACAATTACGTCCCATTGTCAAGAACGAGTATGTGAGGAAGCTGGGGATGTCCAAGTCCCTGTTTGAACGCTACTTTATAGTCAACAAGACCAGGGCAGTGATGCTGGACACCCAATATAGAATG CATGTGGATATATGCAAGTTCCCATCCGAGGAATACTATGATGGACTTCTGAAAACCGAGGTGGAGCGTCCAAACAGTGTCCTGCTTATTAACCGCAAGCCAAAGCCAATTGTGTTTGGGGACATCAGAGGAGAAGAGATCAGCCTGGTCGTGAGCACGGCAAAGGGCCACGAGAActccaaagcaaacaaagaagagagagacatagtg GTTAAGATTGCTCAAAAACTGGTGAAAGAATCCAATGTAGAGCAACAAAGTATTGTGATTCTGTCGCCCTACAATGCCCAAGTGTCAGAAATCAAAGCTGGCCTGCAGGATATCAAGATGAGCGGAATCCCCGTTACCACCATCACAAAAAGTCAAG GAAGTGAATGGCGTTACGTCATCATCTCCACGGTGCGCTCTCTGCCGAGTGcggagattgagagagagccagacagagGTTGGCTGTCCAAACATGTGGGCTTCGTGGGCGATCCCAACCAGATAAACGTGGGCATCACCAGGGCCAAAGAGGGACTGTGCATTATCG
- the stmn3 gene encoding stathmin-3, with protein MASTVSAYTDKIKEMSMLSLLCSCFYTQPHPNSLYQYGDLEVKSLNKRASGQSFEVILKDDQSPDKPQPQPLLSPPKREMSLEELQKRLEAAEERRKSQEALVLKQLAEKREHEQDVLYKAREENNNFSKQTEEKLNHKMELNKENREAHLNALKQRLREKEVHAAEVRRNKELQADLSG; from the exons CCTATACAGACAAGATCAAGGAGATGTCCATgctgtctctgctctgctcctgcTTCTACACACAGCCACATCCCAATAGCCTCTACCAGTATGGAG ACCTGGAGGTGAAGAGCTTGAACAAGCGAGCGTCCGGCCAGTCGTTCGAGGTGATCCTGAAGGACGACCAGTCCCCGGACAAGCCCCAGCCTCAGCCCCTGCTCTCCCCCCCAAAGAGGGAGATGTCTCTGGAGGAGCTCCAGAAGAGGCTGGAGGCCgccgaggagaggaggaag TCCCAGGAGGCCTTGGTGCTGAAGCAGCTGGCGGAGAAGAGGGAGCACGAGCAGGATGTTCTCTACAAGGCCCGCGAGGAGAACAACAACTTCAGCAAGCAGACCGAGGAGAAGCTCAACCACAAGATGGAGCTCAACAAGGAGAACCGAGAGGCCCACCTCAATGCGCTCAAACAGCGGCTCCGCGAGAAG GAAGTCCATGCAGCCGAGGTACGCAGGAACAAGGAACTTCAGGCTGATCTCTCCGGCTGA